The following nucleotide sequence is from Kineobactrum salinum.
AATCGCCGAGCGGGTCTACAAATGCATTCATCAGGCGGGCCGGCTGCTGGTGGAGGCGCCCACCGGCATAGGCAAGACCGCGGCGGTGCTGTACCCGGCGGTCAAGGCCCTGGCCACGGGCCGACACGAGCGGCTGGTGTTCGCCACCAGCAAGATCACCGGGCGCCGCGCCGCCGAGCAGACCCTGGCCCTGCTGGCGGAATCCGGCTACGCCGGCAATGCGCTCACGCTTACCGCCAAAGAGCAGATCTGCCTGGCGCCGGGCAAGGCCTGCCACGGCGAGGACTGCCCCTACGCCAGGGCCTACTACGACAAGCTGCCGGCGGCACTGGAGGCGGCGCTGGCCGAACCGCTGCTGGATCGGGAGACAGTGCAGACCCTGGCCCGGCGCTTCGAGTTGTGCCCTTACCAGCTGTCACTGGATCTGGTGCCCTGGGTGGATGTGATCGTCGCCGATGTCCATCACCTGTTCAGCCTGACCCCCAACCTGGCGCAGCGGCTGGAAGAAGACGGCAAGCGCTGGACGGTGTTGCTGGATGAGGCCCACTGCCTGCCGCCACGGGCGCGCCAGATGTACAGCGCCCAGCTGGACAAGGCGGCACTGATGGCTGCCCGCAGGGAGGCTCCCGCGGCGATCAAGACGGCGCTGACGGCACTGAACCGCAATCTGCTCGCACTGCAGAAAACCGCACTGCAAAGGCCCGGAGAGCACTGGCAAGACACAGTGCCCGAACAGCTGGTGCTGGGACTGCAGCGCGTCATCGAGCAGGTGGGCGAGGCGCTGGCGGCCGATGCGATGGTACTGCAGCGCCGGCCCGCACTGCGCGACTGGTATTTCGCGGTATTGCAGTTTCTGCGTGTGCTGGACAACTGGGGCGAGGAGTTCAGGTTGGAGTTGTGCCGCGACGACCGCCCCCAGAGCCTGCGGCTGCAGCTGCATTGCCTGGATCCCGCGCGGCTGCTGGGCCAGCGCCAGGCCGGCCTGCATGCGCTGGTCGCTTTTTCGGCCACGCTGTCGCCGCAGCACTGGGCGCTGGCCGGCCTGGGTCTGGATCACAGCACGGTCGCCTATTGCGCACCGTCGCCATTCGCGCCGCAGCAATTGCAGGTAGCGTTGGCCACCCACATCGATACCCGCTACCAGCAGCGCCGCAACAGCCTGCCGCAGCTGGCGGCCCTGCTGCGCGAGTGGCTGCAGCGTGAGCCGGGCAATTGCCTGCTGTATTTCCCGTCCTATCAATACCTGCGCGACTGTCTCGATGAACTCGAACGCCAGGGCTGGCCCGAAGGACGACATTGCTGGCGACAGGCCGTGGAGCAGGACGCCGCGGCCCGCGACGCCCTGCTGCAATTGCTGCAGCAACGGCGGGATGTGGCGGCTTTCTGCATCCTGGGCGGCGCATTTGGCGAGGGCATCGACCTGCCCGGCGAGGCGTTGTGCTCCGTGGTGGTGGTCGGAGTGGGCCTGCCCCAGGTCAACACCGGCAACGAGAAACTGCGGGCCTGGTACCAGCAGCGGCTGGGCGACGGTTTCGCCTTTGCCTACCTGTACCCCGGCATGCAGAAAGTCAGCCAGGCATTGGGCCGGGTCGTGCGCCGCGACAGCGACCACGGCCGCGCGCTGCTTGTCGACAGCCGCTACACCGACCCCGGCTGCCGCGCACTGCTGCCGCCCTGGTGGGACTACTGCGACTTTGCGGCGGGCGATGAGAGATGAAGGAGATGGGCGGTATCAGCGAGCTTTGTTACGTGCTTAGTGCAGCCGGCTGGCGATCAACCTGTTCAAGCTTTTACCGGCAGCGTGGCGCTAGCGGATCTGCAGCCGCTTGAGCAGGCGGTTCAGGTTGCCCCGGTCCAGGCCCAGGGCGCGGGCGGTGCTGGCCTGGTTGCCGTTGTGCTGGCGCAGGCTGTGTTGCACCAGCTCTCGCTGGAACATTTCCGTTGCTGCGCGCAAGCTCTGTTCCTGCGGCGCGGCGGGCAGTGTGCCGGGGGTGCTTTCGACCGCGGGGGCCGGTGCCGCGCTGGCTCGCGGCAGGTCCATCACATCCATGCCCACGGTCAGCAGTCCGCGACCGTCCCCTGCGGCGCGCAGACGCAACACCGCCCGGCTGATCAGGTGCTCCAGTTCCCGCACGTTGCCGGGCCAGTCGTAGGCCAGTAGCGCTTCCCGTGTCTCGCTATCCAGGCGCAGTCCTCTCAGGCCGAAACGGCGCCGGTTGAGCTCCAGGAAGTGCCCCGCAAGCAGCAGTACGTCGCGGCCCCGTTCTCGCAGGGCCGGCACTGCGATCGGGTAGACGCTGATGCGGTGATAGAGATCGGCGCGGAAATGGCCCGTCGCCACCTCCCGGCCCAGATCTCGATTGGTGGCAGTGATAATGCGCACGTCGACCCGATGGTGGCTGTCGCTGCCCACCCGCTGCACTTCGCCGCTTTGCAGCGCACGCAGCAGCTTGGGCTGCATCGCCAGTGGCATCTCGCCGATTTCGTCGAGGAACAGGCTGCCGCCGTCGGCGAGCTCAAATTTACCCGTGCGCGCCTGTGAGGCCCCGGTAAAGGCGCCCCTGGCGTGGCCAAACAGCTCGCTTTCCACCAGATTCTCCGGCAGGGCCGCGCAGTTGACGTAGACCAGGGGGCGATCGGCCCGAGCTGATCGGGCATGCAGGTGGCGCGCAACCAGCTCCTTGCCCACCCCGGTTTCGCCGGTGATCAGCGTCGCCAGGTCCGAATGTGCCACCACGGCCATGTCCTGCCGCAATGCCTTGATTGCCTTGCTGTTACCGATCAGCTCCGGCTGTGCCTGCTCGGCCACGACCGCCTGGGCGAGCAAATGCTCGCGCTCGGCGCGGGCCTGCAGGCGCTGGATGGTCTGGGCAATCCTTATGGTGGCTTCGGTGAGCCGGATGAAGGCGCGCAGCTCGGCCGGGTCGATCCGGTCAAAGGCGTCAGGCTGCAGGGCGTCAAGCGTCAGGATTCCCCAGGGCACATCATCGAGATACAGGGCCATCCCCAGGCAATCGTGCACATGCAGCCCGGCGAGATCCTGGCTGTCGATCAGGCCGTCGTAGGGATCGGGCAGCTCGCAGTCCGCGGCGAAGCGCACCGGTTCCCGGCTGAGCAGGATTCTGGCGAAGCGGGATTCGGTCTCAATCAGGAACTGTCTGCCGAGAGTGTCGTCGCTGAGGCCGTCCACCGCCAGCGGGTACAGGGTGGAGGCGCGCAGTTGCAGCAGTGCCGCCGCGTCGCAGGGAAATACCTGCTTCAGTCCCTGCAGCAGGCGTGCATAGCGCTGCTCCGCGAGCAGGTCCCGGGACAGGTCGGCGACCACAGCCAGGGCCGTGTCAAAGAATTGATGGGTTGTCATCTGCACATCATTGCTGTCAAAGGGACATCCAGGCGGGCGTGTCATTATGACATGGCCACGTCTGGAGGCAAGTGGTGCCGCGGTTCTTCAGAATGGCACGAAAACTGCACAGGACAGATGGCAGATAGCAGATGGCAGTCACGCCAGCAGCAACTGCTGTAACAGCCTTTGGCCGCTGCAACCATTTTATTCCATTGCCCAGCCTCAACAGGAGACAAGCATGCTTTCGCAACAAACACGAGCGATCATCGCGGCGACATTGCCCGCGGTCAAAGCCAACGCCGAGGAGATTACCGGCGTTTTCTACCCTCTGATGTTCGAGCGCTATCCCGAGGTCCGGGATTATTTCAATCTGGCCCATCAGGCCCAGGGCAGCCAGCGCCGGGCGCTGGCCAATGCGGTAGTGGCCTACGCCAGCAATCTGGACCGGCTGGAACTGCTGGGTGATGCCGTGAACCTGATCGTGCACAAACACGCCTCGCTCAATATCCAGCCCGAACACTATCCGCTGGTGGGAGAATGCCTGCTGGCCGCGGTGCGCGAGGTGCTGGGCGCGGCTGCCACCGACGAAGTGCTGGCAGCCTGGGGTGAAGCCTACCAGCAACTTGCGGACATTCTGATCGCGGCCGAAGAGCAGCTGTACCGGGAGCATCAGCAGCAACCGGGTGGCTGGCGCGGTGAGCGGGAGTTCGTGCTGGCACGGCGGGAGCGGGAGAGCGCAGCCATCACCTCTTTCTACCTGCAACCAGCTGATGGTGGCCCCCTGCCGCCGTTTCAGCCGGGTCAGTATATCAGCCTGATTCTGGAGCTGGACGGGCAAACCGTGCGGCGCAACTATTCTTTGTCAGATGTCCCGGGCCAGCTCTGCTACAGGATCAGCGTCAAGCGTGAGCCGGGCGGGCAGGTATCGGCCTATCTCCACGATCATCTGCAGGTGGGCGATCGGCTGCGATTGACACCCCCCTGTGGCAACTTCGTACTCAACGAAGCCGGCCGTCCCCTGGTGCTGCTCAGCGGTGGCGTCGGTATTACCCCCACCATCAGCATGCTCCAGCCGACCCTCGACAGCGGACGTGAGGTGTACTTCCTCCACGGCGCCCTCAATAGCGAGGTGCAGGCATTCCGGAGCCTGCTGGAGACACTGGACCAGCAGTATCCCAATCTCCACCTGAGTTACTGCTATAGCGACCCGTTGCCGCAGGATCGCGATCACCCCCAGGGCCTGTTTGACAGCGAACGGCTGGCGGCCCTGCTGCCCGGCAGCCGCGATCTGGACGTCTACTTTCTGGGGCCGCCCCCCTTCATGCAGCTCTGTTACCGCTCCCTGCGCACTCTGGGAATACCCGATGACAACCTGCGCTATGAGTTCTTCGGACCCCTGCAGGCGCTGCAATCCGATACGGCCTCGAACGAGGCAGCCTGAGGCCGCGGCCACCCCCTCCGGTCGCGAATCGGCGCCCCGTCACGCCACCCGGCAATTTGACCCTGCGGCAAGCTATGGTAATGTTCGCTGCCGCGATCCGGACGTCAAACTGCCGGAGGCGGGTCGATGACAACGAGAACAGGCAGTGTTAGCCGGCAGCGGCGAGCGCAGCAGACCGATGACGGGGTTCCAGCATTATGCGCATTGCAATTCCCAGGGAACTGCATCCGGGAGAGAACCGGGTGTCAGTCACGCCTGAAACCGTAAAAAAATTGTGCCGCCTGGGGGCGGAGCTGACAGTCGAGACCGGCGCGGGGACCGGATCAGGCTTTGCCGACGACCACTATCGGGAGGCCGGAGCCGCGATCAGTGACGACCGCGAAGCACTGTTTCGCGAGGCGGACATGCTGTTGCGGTTGCGCAAGCCGCAGCTGGAAGAGGTCTCGCTGATGCAGCCCGGCTGTATCCATATCAGCTACCTGGACCCGTTCAACGAGCATGAGCTGGTACGGGCACTGCAGCAGCGTGGTGTGACAGCGATCAGCATGGAGATGATCCCGCGCACCACCCGCAGCCAGAAGATGGACGCGCTCAGCTCCCAGGCCAACCTGGCGGGCTACGTGATGGTGCTGCTGGCGGCGACCCACCTGCCCAGCATTTTCCCGATGATGATGACTCCGGCAGGCACTCTCAAACCGGCCAAGGTGTTCGTGATCGGGGCCGGGGTGGCCGGCCTGCAGGCGATTGCCACCGCCAAGCGGCTCGGGGCCCGGGTGACCGCCTTTGATACCCGGCCTGTGGTCGCAGAACAGGTGCAGTCCGTGGGGGCACCTTCCTCGAAATCGATCTGGGCGATACCGGCGAAACCGCCGGTGGCTATGCGACGGAGCTCACGCCGGCCCAGATAGCGATGCAGCGCGAGGCCCAGAAATCAGTGATCGCGGACTCCGACGTGGTGATCACCACGGCCCAGGTATTCGGGCGCAAGCCGCCGGTTATCGTGACCCGCGACATGGTCGAGGGCATGAAACCCGGCTCGGTGGTAGTGGACATGGCGGCCGAGACCGGCGGCAACGTCGAGGGCTCGGTGCCCAACGAGACAGTGATCATCAACGGTGTGACCGTGATCGGGCAGGGCAACCTGCCCAACCAGGTCTGCCGCGATGCCAGCCACATGTATGCCAACAACCTGTTCAACCTGGTGGATGATGCCTGGGACCAGGAGAGCAAGGTCTTCAAGGTCGATTTTGAGCACGATATCCTGCCGGGCTGCATTATTACTCACGGCGGTGAAATCACTCACGACACCATCAAGACGATTCTGCAGGGGGACAACTGATATGGAACCGGTATATCTGACCTTTATCCTGATGTTGTCCATTTTCGTGGGCTTCGAACTGATCACCAAGGTGCCCGCTACGCTGCATACGCCGCTGATGTCCGGGGCCAATGCAATCTCGGGCGTTACGGTGGTCGGCGCGATCAGCCTGGCCGGTACCGGCCAGCAGGATCTGGCCAACTGGCTGGGCGCAGCCGCGGTCGCGCTGGCGTCGATCAATGTGGTCGGCGGTTACATGGTAACCGACCGCATGCTCGCGATGTTCAAGAAGAAGGGGGCCTGAATATGCCGATGTCAGGACTTGCCATTCAAATGGCCTATGTGGTGGCTGCGGCCCTGTTTATTTTTGGCCTGAAACTGTTGGGGTCCCCCGCCAGCGCACGGCGCGGCAACCTGTTGTCCGCGGTCGGCATGTTGCTGGCGGTGGTTGCGGCCCTGCTGGACCAGGGTATTGTCGAATACCAGTGGATCCTGTTGGGCTTTGCGGTGGGCGGAGTGATCGGTGCCGCCGCGGCCCGGCTGGTACAGATGACGTCCATGCCGGAAATGGTAGCTCTGTTCAACGGCTTCGGCGGCATGGCCAGCCTGCTGGTGGGTGCCGCTGCGCTTGGTACATCGACGGCCACCTTTACCCTGGTCACGATCGTACTGTCTATCCTGATTGGCGGCCTCACCTTTACCGGCTCACTGGTGGCCTGGGGCAAGCTCAGCGAGAAGATCGGCAGCGGCGCGATCATGTTCAGTGGTCAGAAGATCGTCAACAGCCTGATCGTGCTCGCGATTCTTGCCAGCGCGGTGATGTTCTGCCTGCAGCCTGAGAACCTGAACTGGCTGTTTCTGCTGATAGCGCTGTCGCTGCTGTTCGGGGTGATGGCAGTGATCCCGATTGGCGGCGCGGACATGCCGGTGGTGATCTCCCTGCTGAACTCCTACTCGGGCCTGGCTGCCTGTGCCGCCGGCTTCGCGGTCAACAACAACATCCTGATCGTGGCCGGCGCGCTGGTGGGCGCTGCGGGCATCATCCTTACCCAGATTATGTGCAAGGCGATGAACCGGTCCCTGAGCAATGTGTTGTTCAGCGGTTTTGGCAGTGTCAAGACCACCGCGACTGTCATCGAGGGCGAGATCAAGCCGATTTCCAGCGACGATGCATTCTATGTGCTGGAAGCGGCCACCAACGTCGCGATCATCCCGGGTTACGGCATGGCGGTGGCCCAGGCCCAGCATGCGGTCAAGGAACTGTGCGAGCTGCTGGAAAACAATGGTGCCGAGGTCAATTTCGGCATCCACCCGGTGGCCGGGCGCATGCCGGGCCACATGAATGTACTGCTGGCGGAAGCGGATGTGCCTTACGATCAGTTGCTGGAAATGGACGACATCAACCCGCGGATGGAGAACGTGGATGTTGCCATCGTGATCGGCGCCAACGACGTCGTCAACCCGGCCGCGCGCGAGGTCGAGTCCAGCCCGATCTATGGCATGCCGGTTATCGATGTGGCCAGCGCGCGCACGGTTTTCGTGCTCAAGCGCTCCATGGCCTCGGGCTTTGCCGGGATCGAGAATCCGCTGTTCTACAAGGACAACACCCGGATGCTGTTCGGCGATGCCAAGGAGACCATCAACGCGCTGATTCGCGAATTCAGCTGAAGCTTCGCCACCAGGACCGGGACAAGCTGGCGACCCGGAGGCCGGTGCCCTGCTGACCATCCTGCGGCGCCGCGCCTTTCAGCCATCCCGGAACTGCAGGCTGGCCAGCCTGGCGTAGAGCTCACAGTCCTGCAGCAGGCTTTGATGGGTGCCGATGGCCACCAGTTTGCCGCCCTCCAGCACTGCTATCCGGTCCGCATGCAGGATCGTCGACAGGCGGTGGGCGATGATCACCGTGGTGCGGTTGTGCATCAATTCCTGCAGCGCCAGTTGCACCTGGTGTTCGCTTTCGCTGTCCAGCGCGCTGGTGGCCTCATCCAGCAGCAGGATACGGGGATTGTTGAGAATGGCCCGGGCCAGGGCGATACGCTGACGCTGGCCGCCTGACAACCGTACGCCCTGTTCGCCCAGGTGGCTGTCGTAGCCCTGGGGCAGGCGGACAATGAAATCGTGGGCGTGAGCCGCGCGGGCGGCAGCCTCTATCTCGGCTGCGCTGGCCTCGGGCATGCCATAGGCAATATTGTAGCGGACTGTCGCGCTGAACAGCGCCGGCTGCTGCGGCACCAGTGCCAGCTGCCGGCGCAGCGTGGCCAGACCGATCTCGCGGATATCCACCCCGTCGAACAGGATGCTGCCCGATTGCGGATCATAAAAGCGCTGCAACAGCTGGAACAGGGTGGATTTGCCGGCGCCGGAGGGACCCACCAGGGCCAGGCTCTGGCCGGATTCTATGGTCAGGGAGAGATCGGTCAGCGCGGCCTCGGTGGGCCGCGAGGGATAATAAAAGCTCACTTCGCGCAATTCCATGCGGGCATCGGGCAGGCCCGGCTGCGCGCCCGTGTCGACGATCTCGCTGGAGCTGTGCAGCAACTCAAGCAGGCGCTCCGCGGCTCCCGCCGCCCGCTGCAATTCCCCCCAGACCTCGGAGATGGTGGCGAAGCCGGAACCCACCATGAGCGCGTAGAACACAAAGGCCGCCAGCTCACCGCCGCTCATGCGGCCACTGATCACGTCCTGGCCACCACTCCACAGCATCGCTCCCATGCCGGAGAACAGCAGCAGGATGGCCAGACAGACCAGCAGCGCCCGCTGCCGGATCCGCTGCCTGGCGATCGCGAAGGCGCGCTCAACCTCCACAGCAAACGCTTCACTTTCCCGGGCTTCGCTGGCGTAACTCTGGACCGTGCGGATATGCTGGATAATCTCGCCGGCATAGCTGCCTACGCTGGCGATGCTGTCCTGGCTCTGGGTGGAGAGGCGCCGCACCCGGCGTCCAAAAAACAGTATCGGCAGCAGCACCAGTGGTACCCCGGCGGTGATGATCAGGCTCAGTTTGACGTTGGTCACGAACATCAGCACCAGGCCGCCGGTGAGCGTCAGCGCGCTGCGCAGTGCCATGCTCAGGGATGAGCCTATAATCGTTTGCAGCAGGGTAGTGTCGGTGGTCAGGCGCGACATGATTTCGCCGCTGCGGTTGGTCTCGAAATAGCCCGGATGCAGACGGACGATATTGTTGAATACGGCCTTGCGCAGGTCGGCGCTGACCCGCTCGCCCAGCCAGGATACCAGGTAGAAGCGGACGAAGGTGCCCACCGCCATCGCTGCTGCGATGAGCATGATCACAGCGATGGCCTGACGCAGCTCAGTGCTGGTGCCGCCGCCGAATCCCTGGTCGATCAATAGCTGAATGCCGCGGCCCAACAACAAGGTGGCAGTGGCGGTAAACACCAGGGCCGTGCCCGCGGCCAGCATGCGCCAGCGATAGGGTAGCAGGAAGCGGGCGACCGCCAGCAGTGGGGACAGGGAGCGTTCTCGCGGAGGCGTCATCAGTCGGGGTCGACCCCGGCCTGGGCCCGCCGCTGGATGAAACGGCCGAAGAACACCCCGATTTCAAACAGGATCCACATGGGGATGGCCAGCAGGGCCTGGGAAATGATATCCGGCGGCGTCAGCAGCATGCCGAATACGAAACAGCCGACGATGATGTAGGGGCGTTTTTTGGCCAGATCCTCCGGTGTGGTGATGCCCGCCCAGATCATGATGACCGCGGCAATCGGGATTTCAAAGGCCACGCCGAATGCAAAAAACAGCTTCAGGACGAAATTCAGGTAGCTGTTGATATCCGTCATCATGGAGATATCTTCCGGTCCCACGCTGGTAAAGAACGCGAAAATCAGTGGGAAGACCACATAGTAGGCGAACGCAGCGCCGGCGTAGAACAGCAATACACTGGAGGCCAGCAGCGGGATCGCCAGGCGCTTCTCGTGGCGATACATGCCCGGTGCGATAAAACTCCATATCTGGTAGAGAATATACGGAATTGCGACAAAGATGGCCGCCACCAGAGTCAGCTTGAACGGTGTCAGGAACGGTGACGCCACTTCGGTGGCGATCATCGTCGCGCCCGCGGGCAGCAGGGCCCGCAGTGGCTGGGAGACAAAGCTGTAGATCTCGTTGGAGAACGGGAACAGGCAGATGAACACCACCAGAATCGCGAGCAGGGCACGCAGCAGGCGGTCGCGCAATTCGGTCAGGTGGGCGACCAGCGGCAGGGGCTGATCAACGGGGTCTTCGCTCATTGTGGCGGGGGTTCCTGCCCGGACTTTGTGGCGGGGGATTGCGGCTCCTGGGCTGCCGCGGTTTCCGCGGAAACCGGGTCGGGTTCGCCAGAGAGGGCGGCGTCGCTGGTGTCAGCGTCGGCCGTGGCGGTCTTGTCTTCGTACTCTATTGACTTGCGCAGGTCCTGTTCCATTTTACGGGCTCCCGCCTTCGCGTCCGCCCCGGTCTTGCGCAGTTCCTGCAGCACGGCATCGTTGTGCAGCTCCTGCTCCACCTCCCGCCGGACATCGTTGAAGCCGCGCTTGATCCGGTGCACCCAGGCGGCAACCGTGCGGATAGTGCCGGGCAGGCGTTCGGGCCCGATCACCAACAGGCTCACGATCCCGATGATGACGAGCTCGGTAAAGCCTATATCAAACATGGGCGCGGCTCAGGGCTTGCCGTTGTCTTCGCCAGGTGTGGAAGCTGGAGATGTGTCGTCCTCCGCCTCAGGCTTTTTCGCTACCTCGTCATCGTCCTGCATGCTCTTGCGAAAACCCTTGATGGCACTGCCCAGGTCACCGCCCAGGGTGCGCAGGCGCTTGGTGCCGAACAACATGACAACGATTGCCAGAATAATCAGCAATTGCCAGATACTAATGCCGCCGAGTCCCATGTCTGTCTCCGTAATTCATGAATGGTTTGAGTCAATGTCCTCCCGCAGGTTCACTGCGGGCGTTCTTTTCTTCCAGCCCGGACAGGCCCAGACGCTGCTGCAGGCAGGCCAGTACGGCCGCCGCGTCGCAATCCAGGTGCGACAGCATCACCAGGGTGTGGAACCAGAGGTCGGCGACCTCTCCCACCAGCGCCTCGCGGCCGCCATCACTGCCTTCGCCGGCGGCGTCCTTGGCGGCAAGGATGACCTCGGTCGCCTCTTCGCCGACTTTCTCCAGGATCTTGTTCAGGCCCTTGTGGTGGAGGCTGGCGACATAGGAACTGGCGGGGTCGGCCTGGCGGCGCTGGGCCAGTATCTGGTCCAGTTGTTGCAGGACATCGTTCATGGCTGCTTTCCGTAAATATCCTCTGGACTGCGCAGGATTTCATCCGTTACCTCCCAGCCCTGCTCCTGCCAGCGCTGGTAAAAGCAGCGGCGGCGGCCGGTGTGA
It contains:
- a CDS encoding helicase C-terminal domain-containing protein, with protein sequence MTEVTVTVRALALFCHRRGDIDHRFTAAPTGVQGIEGHQRLYRRRPASYQPEFAVAWDGDCEGLALRLRGRADGYDRERALVEEIKTCRVDPATIPEAVSQLHLAQGRLYAALIAAAEDLAELTVQLTWLQLDRDEEHCLQQRYSRGELDLFLQQSLQCYCRWLSRVRERCALRDQSLAQLPFPHRGFRPGQREIAERVYKCIHQAGRLLVEAPTGIGKTAAVLYPAVKALATGRHERLVFATSKITGRRAAEQTLALLAESGYAGNALTLTAKEQICLAPGKACHGEDCPYARAYYDKLPAALEAALAEPLLDRETVQTLARRFELCPYQLSLDLVPWVDVIVADVHHLFSLTPNLAQRLEEDGKRWTVLLDEAHCLPPRARQMYSAQLDKAALMAARREAPAAIKTALTALNRNLLALQKTALQRPGEHWQDTVPEQLVLGLQRVIEQVGEALAADAMVLQRRPALRDWYFAVLQFLRVLDNWGEEFRLELCRDDRPQSLRLQLHCLDPARLLGQRQAGLHALVAFSATLSPQHWALAGLGLDHSTVAYCAPSPFAPQQLQVALATHIDTRYQQRRNSLPQLAALLREWLQREPGNCLLYFPSYQYLRDCLDELERQGWPEGRHCWRQAVEQDAAARDALLQLLQQRRDVAAFCILGGAFGEGIDLPGEALCSVVVVGVGLPQVNTGNEKLRAWYQQRLGDGFAFAYLYPGMQKVSQALGRVVRRDSDHGRALLVDSRYTDPGCRALLPPWWDYCDFAAGDER
- the norR gene encoding nitric oxide reductase transcriptional regulator NorR, with product MTTHQFFDTALAVVADLSRDLLAEQRYARLLQGLKQVFPCDAAALLQLRASTLYPLAVDGLSDDTLGRQFLIETESRFARILLSREPVRFAADCELPDPYDGLIDSQDLAGLHVHDCLGMALYLDDVPWGILTLDALQPDAFDRIDPAELRAFIRLTEATIRIAQTIQRLQARAEREHLLAQAVVAEQAQPELIGNSKAIKALRQDMAVVAHSDLATLITGETGVGKELVARHLHARSARADRPLVYVNCAALPENLVESELFGHARGAFTGASQARTGKFELADGGSLFLDEIGEMPLAMQPKLLRALQSGEVQRVGSDSHHRVDVRIITATNRDLGREVATGHFRADLYHRISVYPIAVPALRERGRDVLLLAGHFLELNRRRFGLRGLRLDSETREALLAYDWPGNVRELEHLISRAVLRLRAAGDGRGLLTVGMDVMDLPRASAAPAPAVESTPGTLPAAPQEQSLRAATEMFQRELVQHSLRQHNGNQASTARALGLDRGNLNRLLKRLQIR
- the hmpA gene encoding NO-inducible flavohemoprotein produces the protein MLSQQTRAIIAATLPAVKANAEEITGVFYPLMFERYPEVRDYFNLAHQAQGSQRRALANAVVAYASNLDRLELLGDAVNLIVHKHASLNIQPEHYPLVGECLLAAVREVLGAAATDEVLAAWGEAYQQLADILIAAEEQLYREHQQQPGGWRGEREFVLARRERESAAITSFYLQPADGGPLPPFQPGQYISLILELDGQTVRRNYSLSDVPGQLCYRISVKREPGGQVSAYLHDHLQVGDRLRLTPPCGNFVLNEAGRPLVLLSGGVGITPTISMLQPTLDSGREVYFLHGALNSEVQAFRSLLETLDQQYPNLHLSYCYSDPLPQDRDHPQGLFDSERLAALLPGSRDLDVYFLGPPPFMQLCYRSLRTLGIPDDNLRYEFFGPLQALQSDTASNEAA
- a CDS encoding NAD(P) transhydrogenase subunit alpha — protein: MEPVYLTFILMLSIFVGFELITKVPATLHTPLMSGANAISGVTVVGAISLAGTGQQDLANWLGAAAVALASINVVGGYMVTDRMLAMFKKKGA
- a CDS encoding NAD(P)(+) transhydrogenase (Re/Si-specific) subunit beta codes for the protein MSGLAIQMAYVVAAALFIFGLKLLGSPASARRGNLLSAVGMLLAVVAALLDQGIVEYQWILLGFAVGGVIGAAAARLVQMTSMPEMVALFNGFGGMASLLVGAAALGTSTATFTLVTIVLSILIGGLTFTGSLVAWGKLSEKIGSGAIMFSGQKIVNSLIVLAILASAVMFCLQPENLNWLFLLIALSLLFGVMAVIPIGGADMPVVISLLNSYSGLAACAAGFAVNNNILIVAGALVGAAGIILTQIMCKAMNRSLSNVLFSGFGSVKTTATVIEGEIKPISSDDAFYVLEAATNVAIIPGYGMAVAQAQHAVKELCELLENNGAEVNFGIHPVAGRMPGHMNVLLAEADVPYDQLLEMDDINPRMENVDVAIVIGANDVVNPAAREVESSPIYGMPVIDVASARTVFVLKRSMASGFAGIENPLFYKDNTRMLFGDAKETINALIREFS
- a CDS encoding ABC transporter transmembrane domain-containing protein, translating into MTPPRERSLSPLLAVARFLLPYRWRMLAAGTALVFTATATLLLGRGIQLLIDQGFGGGTSTELRQAIAVIMLIAAAMAVGTFVRFYLVSWLGERVSADLRKAVFNNIVRLHPGYFETNRSGEIMSRLTTDTTLLQTIIGSSLSMALRSALTLTGGLVLMFVTNVKLSLIITAGVPLVLLPILFFGRRVRRLSTQSQDSIASVGSYAGEIIQHIRTVQSYASEARESEAFAVEVERAFAIARQRIRQRALLVCLAILLLFSGMGAMLWSGGQDVISGRMSGGELAAFVFYALMVGSGFATISEVWGELQRAAGAAERLLELLHSSSEIVDTGAQPGLPDARMELREVSFYYPSRPTEAALTDLSLTIESGQSLALVGPSGAGKSTLFQLLQRFYDPQSGSILFDGVDIREIGLATLRRQLALVPQQPALFSATVRYNIAYGMPEASAAEIEAAARAAHAHDFIVRLPQGYDSHLGEQGVRLSGGQRQRIALARAILNNPRILLLDEATSALDSESEHQVQLALQELMHNRTTVIIAHRLSTILHADRIAVLEGGKLVAIGTHQSLLQDCELYARLASLQFRDG
- the tatC gene encoding twin-arginine translocase subunit TatC, encoding MSEDPVDQPLPLVAHLTELRDRLLRALLAILVVFICLFPFSNEIYSFVSQPLRALLPAGATMIATEVASPFLTPFKLTLVAAIFVAIPYILYQIWSFIAPGMYRHEKRLAIPLLASSVLLFYAGAAFAYYVVFPLIFAFFTSVGPEDISMMTDINSYLNFVLKLFFAFGVAFEIPIAAVIMIWAGITTPEDLAKKRPYIIVGCFVFGMLLTPPDIISQALLAIPMWILFEIGVFFGRFIQRRAQAGVDPD
- the tatB gene encoding Sec-independent protein translocase protein TatB, which gives rise to MFDIGFTELVIIGIVSLLVIGPERLPGTIRTVAAWVHRIKRGFNDVRREVEQELHNDAVLQELRKTGADAKAGARKMEQDLRKSIEYEDKTATADADTSDAALSGEPDPVSAETAAAQEPQSPATKSGQEPPPQ
- the tatE gene encoding twin-arginine translocase subunit TatE — protein: MGLGGISIWQLLIILAIVVMLFGTKRLRTLGGDLGSAIKGFRKSMQDDDEVAKKPEAEDDTSPASTPGEDNGKP
- a CDS encoding phosphoribosyl-ATP diphosphatase; protein product: MNDVLQQLDQILAQRRQADPASSYVASLHHKGLNKILEKVGEEATEVILAAKDAAGEGSDGGREALVGEVADLWFHTLVMLSHLDCDAAAVLACLQQRLGLSGLEEKNARSEPAGGH